The DNA window CCACAGACAAGTATAAATTAAGTAGAAGAAAGAGAGGCCAATAAAATTTtatattataccacagttagttccgACTCTGCAatatgattggctgagagacgttcTAGGCGTGCTAATATacgataatggcactctgaccgaagctcttcaggtatcacgccgcaaatacatgtaacctagcaacgacgCCAGCACTTACAAGACTTAAAAGCCATGCCTGGACGTTTTCACCCAATGGGGAGCAGGTTCATTTTCCGTTCGCTCAccttattttgaacagagtaaaaATATGGCACAGTGGACtctgctttctgatttgtaaacaaaagaaaatcggagattgaaaaagaaagaaaaaacagtaaATTGCTACGTCTTTGTGGTTTTTGTGATTCTGTTTAACTCGAGTCGAGGCGCGTCTCCGCGGCTCACGTTCACCAGCTCAGGAGCACGGCTTTGGAGCGATACTCTAAAATGTAAACTTAAACAGAGAACTGCTTGGTGTTCTGATTTAGACGGGCCCAACATCGCACAAGTTAAAGATCCAAATTTCGTTGAAAAGAGCATAAAGGAATGTGTGATGGGATGGAACTATTTTTCCTCGCGGAAGGTTGATTTATAAGCAAATTTTCACTATATTATTAacttaaaacctaataatacACAGCGATAACAAACTGTGGTATAATCGCAATAATACACGCATGTATATCTATTTCTTTTGTTCTGAAATGCTCCCTTTTACTCAGTGTTCTACAGTTTCTCCCCGTTCTTCTAGAATGCTCTATCTCATTGACTTGTTCTCCTTCATTCACTCTCTTCTGGAATATTATtccttattaattttattatagtTTGTTATCTTTTCTTTTCTAATTTTGGTATATATTTCTAATCAGTGTTCTATGATTTTAAGGTTTGCCTTTGGACATTTTTACGTCCTTTTGGCCTTAAATCAAATATTAAAATCCCATTAGTGAAACGTGTGTGGACCTACAAAGCAGTCAAGGTACAAAATTAACTCACAAATGTATTCTAATGTGTCTAAAATGTGAACAGGTCCTTTCCTCACAAATGTGGTGAAGCAAAAATCCACACAAATTCCTCTTCACTAGAAGtaacagcttctctctctctctctctctctctctctctctctctctctctctctctctctctctctctgtgtgtgtgtgtgtgtgtgtgtgtgtgtctgtctctctctttctctctttgtgtgtgtgtgtgtgttaggtgcTGGTGGAGTGGATCAACACTACTCTGAAGACAGAGCATATTGTAGTTCAGTCATTGGAAGAAGACCTATATGATGGACTAGTGCTTCATCACTTACTGCGTATGAAACTGGTCTCTTTCCCTCAGTATTTGAATAAATGTGATTTATCCAGAATTTTACTTACACTTCTTATGTGGTCCAGGCAAGCCTGTGCCTACTGTGTTGTGGCCGTATAGtgtacatcaccaacaatcatTAGAGATAACTTTCTGGAGGCTACAGGCAAAATACTTGaggtttttctgtctctctctctctctctctctctctctctctctctctctctctctctctctctctctctgtgggtgtgtgtttgtgtttgggtgtctgtgtgtgtgtctgtgttctgaCCTCAGGCAAGTTAGCAGGAGTGCGGTTAGATGTAGAGGAGATTGCGTTGACCAGTGATGCTCAGATAAGAAAGTTGGAGGTCATTCTACAGACCCTCAACCAGAACCTGGAACTTAGTCCTGAACTGGACACAACAGAGAAATGGAGCGTCAAACGTGAGAAGTTGCATCATCATTTAATACTTGATGTTATCATTTACAaactgtaaacaaaccagatatTGCAGATTAAATGTAcacagaaatatttattaaatataaaagtgtTATTCAGTTATTAACCCTTTAGGTGATCAGGAGCATACATGAACAAATCATGCTGCATTAACTTCAATTAAACATTATGGGTTTACATAGTATTTTAAATAGTGAATTTTCAGTTGAAATGAGGATagagtccaggactaggcttaatctccGTCTAGGAAACCATCCTTaagaatgttttgttttagcCGGACCGCCTGCCGGCTGGCCTACAATAGGCACAAACACTCGCTGACTGacagccagaacaccagagcgaggtgttactcaaaataaacgaggctgtgaatttgttacagcacaGTTTTTTCAGttggacccttatagaaatgtaagtcagtaataaatatctagttctagcggtgccctgttcctttatcaagtgtagattacttggttgataaaatgttaaggtgcttggttttagaaatgttcatcTAACTAATCAACTAAATCAACtcattttaaagtttattactaattattattgtaaacaaagacattgatatgaagcaccaaagcttctccagaccttccaatgccaagggtatgtattttcgGCTTTCCATTttctgaaatgccagaaaaacctctgtgacaatggctatatggctaatggtcaATTGGCTAAAccaggcttgcctagtttctgcTTGTTCTTTTTTGCTATAAAGTTACCATATTGGTGATTCGTGGTTTTGTTTTTACTATGATGGTTTTAGCTTCTGTAGATATGAAATGGAGAAACATTAGTGTAAACACACATATGCGTCCTTAAAGGATCTAATGGGTTAATTTAAGTCAGGTGTATCACATTAGACAGGATCAGCACTTTCACAAAGCTGCCAGAAGCATGCTGAaactgttttaatgtgtgtctgATTGAGTGTTTTCTCTACCGATAAGTCATCCACAGTCGAGACCTGTTGGCCACACTGCATCTGCTAGTTGCCATAGTGAAGTACTACCAGCCAACCCTGGCCCTGCCCCCGAATGTCAACGTGGAAGTTGTCTCAGTTGAGGTGAAGTTCATGAATATGTAAAGAAAtggatattaaaaaataaatggcaTTCACACATTGTTATCTCTAGAGGTTAATGTTGCTTCAAGCGAAGATTTAATTAACCTTCAAAAGTGAATTTTTATCCTACAGGTCAACAAAAGTGGCATCAGATCAGACAAACATATAGAATACATCACAAGGTACAAATACCAATtcacaatattatatttaaaattatataaatgtatattacatgtattaatatattatttctactcttctgggatgtCTTTACACTCAATGGTGGAACACATGATAAAATTTAAAGGCATTTAGCAATATGCAAATTAGCAAGGTCAGGACCAGGTGATGGATGATTACTTTTGGATCATAAATCACACTCCAACACATCCCAAAGACTTTGAATAGATCTCAATGTGGATGGATTTTATACCATTTGTGTCAtcatttggcattgagcatagtgATCATTTCCGTTGATAAATTGTACTTAAAAGTAGATACATTAACTCAGTATGAGGGGTGTCAGTGGTTTGACATGTATATTGACTCCCATGAGAGCTGTATTCCTtactttcatgttttattttccagTGAAGATGAACAATCTGTCAGTAAGTCAGTGCgtttttgaataaatatttatcatttttgtaattgttttgtCAGAATGCATTTAAGAACAGCTTCActtaattttaatgtattttctgaCACTTTCTCTAACAGAAATGCACCCCATAGATGAACTACTCAAACTTGATGCGCACAAAATTGCCACAGTAAAGAAGGTAACACACTGCTGTACTCGTTACCATTCCTAATGTCAGTAGCAGCCTAAAGATACCGTAAACATGGCAGCTCATCTGCTTTTATAATTCTAGGCCATCCTACACTTTGTCAATAAGAACATGTCACCACTGAGGCTGCAGGTTGCTGACATAGAGAAGCAGGTAAATAAACATTGATCATCACACAAGAATAATACAAAGGTTTAGACATTTGACCTTCCCCGTGGATCTGTAATGATTCACTGGCAGTTTGCATAATGATTTGCCATATATACTAGAGCCTGAATTACACAGCTTTTTTGTAACATAGTGTTATTCTAATCCCCATATATGCAGGCTTATTGCATTGTAAggcttattattcagtagttgcatgaaaaaaacactgaattatTTGAAAGTTAGAGATGTGTGAAATAGATAATTTAAGGGGTTAAATAAACCTTTTTAAAGATGCCGTAGCTCATTTTTGAACACTTCGGAACACTGTGCATAGTTTGTTGCACTTAATTATCTTTGGCATTATCTTTCAAATCATTGGTGGATTGGATTGATTACTAATACGCTTGCCTCTCTTTTACGCATGTGGTTTGCAGATTAGATTTTCAGTTAACCAAACACAATGCTGAATCCATGTGGATGAAGTGATGTGTAGATATAATCCCACTGTAGCTCCCACATTTCAGAAATTCTCAATCTCCTCTTCATTATTCCTTAAACAATATAGTTCAACAACTCATTACagcattttgtttgtatttggatGCATAATTAATCTAGAGATTAGTTAATGTACATATGGGAGGTTGTGTGTATGTTAATATTGTTGCTGTT is part of the Hoplias malabaricus isolate fHopMal1 chromosome 4, fHopMal1.hap1, whole genome shotgun sequence genome and encodes:
- the parvg gene encoding gamma-parvin isoform X2; amino-acid sequence: MEEGKMELERGSEASASFQGERRKIIQPTSLNDPKLTKLKEVLVEWINTTLKTEHIVVQSLEEDLYDGLVLHHLLRKLAGVRLDVEEIALTSDAQIRKLEVILQTLNQNLELSPELDTTEKWSVKLIHSRDLLATLHLLVAIVKYYQPTLALPPNVNVEVVSVEVNKSGIRSDKHIEYITSEDEQSVKMHPIDELLKLDAHKIATVKKAILHFVNKNMSPLRLQVADIEKQFADGVILLLLIGELEGFFIPLYEFYLSPDGQAEMLHNVSLALNLLNDIKIPVSSVDPEDIVSQDVSATLKVLYALFKKHKDK
- the parvg gene encoding gamma-parvin isoform X1, coding for MCVLWEFDRGSVDLRGLDRRDSRGQRVCALLLNGERRKIIQPTSLNDPKLTKLKEVLVEWINTTLKTEHIVVQSLEEDLYDGLVLHHLLRKLAGVRLDVEEIALTSDAQIRKLEVILQTLNQNLELSPELDTTEKWSVKLIHSRDLLATLHLLVAIVKYYQPTLALPPNVNVEVVSVEVNKSGIRSDKHIEYITSEDEQSVKMHPIDELLKLDAHKIATVKKAILHFVNKNMSPLRLQVADIEKQFADGVILLLLIGELEGFFIPLYEFYLSPDGQAEMLHNVSLALNLLNDIKIPVSSVDPEDIVSQDVSATLKVLYALFKKHKDK
- the parvg gene encoding gamma-parvin isoform X3; protein product: MGWNYFSSRKVLVEWINTTLKTEHIVVQSLEEDLYDGLVLHHLLRKLAGVRLDVEEIALTSDAQIRKLEVILQTLNQNLELSPELDTTEKWSVKLIHSRDLLATLHLLVAIVKYYQPTLALPPNVNVEVVSVEVNKSGIRSDKHIEYITSEDEQSVKMHPIDELLKLDAHKIATVKKAILHFVNKNMSPLRLQVADIEKQFADGVILLLLIGELEGFFIPLYEFYLSPDGQAEMLHNVSLALNLLNDIKIPVSSVDPEDIVSQDVSATLKVLYALFKKHKDK